In Pyrus communis chromosome 11, drPyrComm1.1, whole genome shotgun sequence, the sequence TTACTTTTCTCATTTCTCATCTTACTTTCTTCTTGAAATATTTTCGctcaattcatttttttatcaCATAAAATTTTTGATCTTTATCAATGCCAGACGGTGGAGCTTGAGGTAGAGAGCAAGAAACATGAGCTGTTGAGAGCTATACAAGACACCGGAAGGGGCCTTGTTACAACCGATGATCAACGCTCGTTTATAGAGGAGGCTCTGGTGTGGTCTCTTTATTTTCATTACATGAATTTTGTTACTATATGTCTCTTTTCTGTCGTATAATCTCGTTCATGAAATTGCATTAACATACATCAGGTACATGCTATGTAGTTGATGGTTTCGGAATATCCAAGTTCATAGAAGTGGGATTTTTGTTATAATAACTTGTGTAAAAGCCTGCCAGGTGAGTGTGGAGGGCTATAACATGGGTGCACCAATAGACTTGGTGAAATTGGATGGGACGTGGCGTTTGCAATATACTTCCGCTTCTGACGTTCTCATTCTTCTGGAAGCGGCTGAAAGGCTACCATTTTTTCAGGTATAAACAACGAATGTCACATTACGGAATCTTATCATCTTCTAAAATAGCTTAACATGCTTTTTTacgtaaacaaaagaaaataatccGTTTATGTTAAACCACTGAGCTTTTGGTCTCCTTCGCATTGTTTTATATTCTTTGAATATTCTGATTCTTCAATTACCTTAATCTTCCTGCTTTCATCTGTTCATAATAAATGGCAATCTTTCAATGAATGTATTGGCTAAAATCCTTTCTACCTGAACAACTTTTCAATTTACGGGTCACATTTCAtattcacaaaacttaatgtcTTTACATTTTTAacactttcagttgtgattgtAAAACACCAACTATAGTTGACttgccttttcttttatatCATTATAGTTATTGATTTCTTTTGTTGTCCTTCATCCTCCCTTATTTCAACATGAATGTGGGGATAGGTTGGGCAAATTTTTCAGAAATTTGAATGCAAAGACCAGACCAACGGGGGAGTGATCCGTAATGTTGTCAGATGGAGCATTCCACCTTTGTTAGAGGTAATGAGTATTCTGAGTTCTTAGTtagaaaattttgtttcttagaTTGTTCAGGGCTATGATCTAGTTTCTTAAATCATGTTGTTTCGTTGTATTTGGTATGGCTATAATTAATGTATTTTGGGTTATGCTTGTACATcctgattttaatttaaattgcttatgattttctGCGATTTGATCAGCAAAAGATACTATAGAATATAGATAAGATCAGATTATTTAATTTTACCAAGTATAGAAGATAATATAAACTCTAAAAAAAAGGTTgctcatataaatatatatatatatatatatatatatatatgtacatgtatGTGGTTGTAGGTTGTAGGAATGCTTCTGTTTTCTCCATGAAATGCAAACGTCAAATTTGTATAGATTATATGAGTCCTATGCCCCTTGTAGGAACAAGAAGGTGCGACTCTGCTAGTTTCTGCAAAATTTTCGGTTGTTTCTGTGCGTAACATCTACCTTCAGTTCGAAGAggtcagtttactaccctcttCTGAAGTTTTAACTAAGGCTGCAAGCTGTGACTTTTGCTACTATTCATTTGACCTGATGGTCATGAATATAATTGTGTCTTCTGAGCTTTCATATTGCTTTACATCGTCTTTTACAATTTTCTAAACACGCAAACTTCTCGATGCTCTTCTTAAAATTAATTATCTGAATTCTGCAAGTTGTATTTGGCAGATTAATGTTCAAGATATTAAAATCAGTGAAGAGCTGCAGGCTCTAATAGCTCCAGCAATATTGCCACGATCGTTTTTAAGTTTACAGGTCAATTAATGTCACTTATCAAATTAGTGAAGAGCTGTAGGCTCTAAGGCAActctactttttctttttcgtctATAATAACGAGGATTATATGAATTCTGTTGTGCAGATCTTGCAGTACCTCCGGACTTTCAAAGCGCAAATTCCCGTTAGAGATCCAGGAAGGTAcatcattcttaatcatatttaTCAAAGCACATTTAGCAAGCTTCCTGAATATACATTAGTATGATCATATACTTTGTTTAAAACAGTAGGCAATCAGTCGGAGGACTATATTACCTTTCTTACTTGGATGCTAATATGCTTTTGGGGCGCGCGGTTGGTGGtggagtttttgttttcaccaAAGCTCAACCTCTGAAGTAATGGGGAAAGCTAGTAAAACCAATTACCGGCGCCTATATTTTTTGTGTGAAGAAAAGCTTCGAAGGTGGTATGTGGCTGATGAGATTACAGTTTAGCTCAACAAGTATTGTAAGACTATTGTCTATTTTTTCCATGAGCAGTAATGTTTACCAGGTACATTCTTGTGAACCTTGCTCCCTCTCCCTTGTGGAAAACTGAAGAATACAGAGGCCTTTCGTCCTGTTTTCGGTTTCATTATCCCGGCATGATTGATTCATACGTTTGGGTTAGTTGGAACAATGAAATTTGTCGATCATATTTGTATAGATCCCTTAAGAAAAGGGATCCCCCACTTTTTTGGGATAGAAATTCATTCAGGATTCCATTGTTCAGAGCCCAAGGAGGAGGCAATTCCAACCTCTCAAATTGAATACGAGGGTCTCTACTAACTCATTATGCTGGTCTACCTTATGCAAACCACAAGTTCCGATTTCTCTTTCACACAAAACACCTTAGTAGCAAAACCAAAATGTATGAATTCTAGGAAAACAAACTCTATGGAGTGCTCTATTAATGAGTGAACGGTCTTATGTTCAAAAACTCATGACAGTTCGATAtcgatttgtttttctttgatccCTATGTATCCGTTTGACTAAGATTGTTATGGACCGTTTAGATGGGATGTTACAATGATACAATATTTGTGCTATCAGagatatttgaatttcaaatacaaGGAAACAGATGCATATcccattttagtttttgtttactttttttttttcttttttcattatttataaaCTGAAACTTTATTTGATAACATTTTCaatcaaaaactgaaaaaagttttttttaggGTCGTTTGATAACgatttcgttttcaatttttagtttctAGTTTTCAcagtttgataactattttcatttttcaaatccgcttttggtgagaatcgaacgtaagtcctctcacttacaaatgaagagcaataccactagaccgtattaCTAAGTGGCAGAATGTTTAAAATTATTAAGTTGGTTGTTTATAGTTTTGTCACCCCTGGAGCCATATCCCACCTTCATTCTTGTGGAGTGACAGCGAATTCTAGTCACTTCGGTTCTGTATATTTTGGTTGATGACTTAGGAGAATAAGGAGTAGGATATGTCTGATGATTGGACGAAGGCCTTTCAGATTTTGAGCCTCACTGGCGTAATACGCTTGGACATCGCCTCAATATTAGGGCTTTAGGCATACTTCATAAACTACAAATTGGAATCCCTTATCTTCCCCGGATGGATTCTCTATGTTTTTAACATTTCAAGTAGTTTTTGAATAGCTCTCTCTCTATGTGGACATTCCCTTGTTCAAAATTATGCCAAGCACGGTTTTAGGAACCTGGAAAAACTATGCCAAGCACGGTCCATATTTATTTACAAATGTTAATTGGACAATATGATGATTCTTGGGATAGCATTCCTAGGAACCTGGAAAATCTTGCAACAATATGGGGAGGCTCTATTGCCTGCCCTTTGTCATTAAATTTCATCAGCTCCTTCGTACCATTGAGTGCCCACCATGGCCTATTTATTTCCCTAGGACCCTGTGCTCTACGGGTTTTAAGATGGCGTTCATCCACTACCCCTTCGACattatttggaacccttgaaaGATATATGTGGTCATGTTCCATTAGCTTGAATGGCGGTGGTTGAGTTTCAAGGCCATTGTCAAGCAACATTGATGCAATTGAGTTATTGTTCCTGGACCACATTAGCTTTGTCAACTTCCTTTCATGTAAACACCTTTCATGTAAACACAAGACTAGCGTGTTAAATTAACATTTGTAATTAAAAGCATTTCTATTTAATTCTACAATTAATTTTCTAGTAAGGAGAGATGTGTGTTGGAAACATTATCAACATATTTGATAATCCTAATCACTGGTGTAGACTAATTAGAATTCTTACCTGAAGAAGACATTGTCTCAAGTTCACGTCAATTCTTCTACTCACTCAAGCCCTTAATATTTTTATGGTGATAGAACCCTATATCGAAGAATGAATGCTTTGTGAGCAGGAAATTACACATATATTGAAAACAATGACAGCGAACTCCCACATGAACGTTGACTAGTTGTGGTTTACAAGATGTATGTCAATGCAAATTCATTGCTTAGTGATCACAAATAATTTATGTCACTAATCATCATATACACATTTGCCAATATCCATTAGAAACTTGAACTCCAGGAAATAATACACGTAAAACTACTGCTTCATTCTGAAATcataagttttaagtttatatcgCATAATGCAAGTGAAACTGCATTTATACACATTCTATATTTGTTCACTTTACTTCTCCCACATATTATCCAAATCCCTTTCTTTGATTGAACTCAGAATGCTCAATTTCAATACCATTTCAAGTCCCTGCATTATAAAATTCAGTCAACATGCTCTTTGGAACAAGGATTAGACATTTTATTGCAtgctaataattaagaaaaacttatACTTGCAATGTCAGTGATGAACTTGAAATAACCTGAACTGAAAAGCAATCCGTCAGTACTCTACACTTTTACTCCCACACTTCTGCTGAGAAAAACCCATCTTGCTTTCCTATATTCGAAACATGATCTTTGAAAATTCCCACAGCATGTGGCTTAGTCAAGGGGTCTGCAAGCATCAGTCTTGCATCAACATGCTCAATTTTGATTTCCCTTCTTCAAATGTTCCTTCACTGATAGATATTTGACATCCATCAATCGAGTGGCCTCAAATTTCTTGTTGTTTCTTGAAAGAATAAGGCTGCTTTGTTGTCACAATGTATGGTTAGTGGTCTTTGAATGGTGTCCACTATTCTCATAAATGTTATGAGATTTTTCAGCCATAGACCTTTCTTAGTTGCCTCAAACAAAGCTATAAATTCAACTTCCATGGTCGATGTAGACATGGCCTTTTGCTTGGCACTTCTCCATGATTTTGCAGCtcttgccaaaaaaaaaaaaaaatccacttgTTGATCTTCTATCATTGACGCAACCTGCGAAGTCGGAGTTTGAGTATCCCACAAGCTCCAAGTCTTGCACCCTTTTGTATGTCAGCATGAATGACTTAGTCCTTTGCAAGTACCTCAGCACCTTTTTGGTAGCAACCCAATGTTGTTCCCCAGGATTCGACTGAAACCTTCCCAATACACTAATCGCAAAAGCAAGGTTCGGTCTCGTACAAACTTGAGCATACATTATACTCCCAGCCAATGATGCATAGGGTTTGGTTTTCATACCTTGCTTTTCGAGATCATTCTTGCGACACTACGACTTGTTCAACTCATCTCCTTTCCCTATTGACACTTCACCATTCGAACACCTATGCATATTAAATCGTTGAAGCACCTTCTCTATGATTTATGTGAGAGTCCAAGCATCCCTTTGGCTCTATTTCATGATTTCTAtcccaaggaaaaaaaatgcatttcccatgtctttcatctcaaaagttttagataGCAAAGCTTTTGTTTCTATCAATAGGTTCATACAATTGCTTGCTAGAAAAATATCATCCATATACAATATGAGAAAATTGTACCTTGAGCCACAGATCTTCAAATATATGCAGTCATCTATTTTATTCTCACTAAACCCAAAAGTAGTTACTTTCTCATCGAACTTAAGAAACCACTACCTCGATGGCTACTTTAATCCATATATGGATTTGTTCAATTTGCAAACCAttcattcttctccttctttcaTGAAACCAAATGGTTGCTCCATATATATTTCCTCATCCAAATCGCCATTAAGAAAGGCCGTTTTGACGTCCATTTGGTGAAGTCCAAGATCATAGTGGGCCACCCGTGCAAGGATAATTCGCAGGTTATCTTTTGTTGAGACTGGAGAAAATGTCTCATTATAATCAACCCCTTCAGAGTGAATCCTTTACCCACCAATCTCCTTTATATCTTTCAATCTTGCCTGTTGAATCTTTCTTCATTTTGAAGATCCATTTACACCCTATTGCCCTTGTGTTCTCTGGTGCTTGTACTAGGGTCCAAACTCCATTAACTTTCATGCAGTTCGTTTTTTCCACCATGGCATTTCTCTAGAACTCTGATTGTTCAGATTGCATGGCTTGACCAAATGTTGTTGGATCCTCAGTCATTCCCTTAGTTATCTCAATCTCTtgataataaacaaaataaccGTCGGGAACCGCTGATCTTCTTATTCTTGGTGGCAACGTTCTTCTCTCAACAATGGCTTGTTGCTCAAGTTGCTCAAGTTGAACAACAATGACAACGTTCTTCTCTCAAGTTTCTTCTCATTCTTGCTTCTGCACGACAAACCCAAACGTGCAAATAATTTAAGCTAGGCCTATGTCCTGTCCATAGTTCGAACGGAGTTTTGTTCACTGCTTTGGAAGAAACACATTTTAAGATATGGTTTGCCATCTTCAAAGCTTCACCCCCATAAGAATTGTGGTAGTGTCGTGCTAACCATCATGCTTCTAACCATCTCATTAAGCGTTCTATTTCGCCTTTTTATGACGCCATTTTGTTATGGCGTGCCTGAGTTTGTATACTGTGCTTTCATTCCACATTGCTCCATAAATAATGCCAATGGCCTCTTAGACCTACCTCAATATACCTGCATAATATTCTCCTCCTTTATCCGACCTTAAAACTTTGATTTTTAAATCCAATTGATTCTTTACTTCAgttttaaaaactttaaaacaattcaaaaccGAAGATTTTTTCGAGATCAAATAAAGATATGCAAATCGTGAATAGTTATCTATAAATATCACAAAGTATATATTTCCACAAAGAGTTTTAGTAGGAAAGGGTCCACAAACATCGGTATGGATTATCTCTAAAAGCTTTAGACTCCTTGTTGAACCcttctttatttttgtcaattttcctttaaaacaacCTATGCAATTCACTGGGTCATTGAAATCTAGATTAGGTAAAATATCTTCTTTTACTAAACGTTTCATTCTGGCTTTAGAAATATGACCTAATCTTTTATACCATAGcattgatgaaaattgatttgaatttcgtTGACAATAAGGAAATCACATTAAAACAATCCAATTCATTTGCAACTGAGCAAAGCAATTGCCAAAGACCATTCATTAGAAAACAAACTCCCATAACattgtttggattatttttcaAGTAAATCCGAATACTTTCATCTTCACCGGTAAAAGAATAATCAGATTTTACAAGTTGTGGAACTGAAATTAAACTCCTTCTTAAAGAAGGTACATATAAAACATCAAATAACTCCAAAATAAAACCACTAGACAACCAAGGATGGACTTGTATAGGGCCTAGGGGGCATCCACCCCCACTCaattttatgtgtgtgtgtgtactttTGCATTCCAATTCCCAAGCCCTAATTAAACTACAAGTGAAAAAATAGAATGCATTTCAATTCCAACGTTAGTTCTaattaaactataaaaaaaaatggtccaGTGGAAAAAAGACAAGGTGTATTCACTAGTTTACATACTTGTTATATTAGCACTAACTTTTCTAGTTGCTACTGCCATCGTTGAAAAAACATTTTCGGCCATGAAATTTCTAAATCGATTGAGAAATTGAATGGAAGACCAATGGATGAATGAGAACATGATTATTTTATAGAGAGAGATATTTGATGGTATTGGTAATGATGTTGTCATACACTGctttcaaaacatgaaaactCGTCGAGGAATATTGTaagattttgtatgaaaaacttTATGGATTAATAAATAAGTGTTTTGTGTAG encodes:
- the LOC137708627 gene encoding probable plastid-lipid-associated protein 10, chloroplastic isoform X1; translation: MELALSSPLFPSNATRGVNKIKPYSSMLIASQKLSTQKSFPCVAAVATQAAQTVELEVESKKHELLRAIQDTGRGLVTTDDQRSFIEEALVSVEGYNMGAPIDLVKLDGTWRLQYTSASDVLILLEAAERLPFFQVGQIFQKFECKDQTNGGVIRNVVRWSIPPLLEEQEGATLLVSAKFSVVSVRNIYLQFEEINVQDIKISEELQALIAPAILPRSFLSLQILQYLRTFKAQIPVRDPGSRQSVGGLYYLSYLDANMLLGRAVGGGVFVFTKAQPLK
- the LOC137708627 gene encoding probable plastid-lipid-associated protein 10, chloroplastic isoform X2, translating into MELALSSPLFPSNATRGVNKIKPYSSMLIASQKLSTQKSFPCVAAVATQAAQTVELEVESKKHELLRAIQDTGRGLVTTDDQRSFIEEALVSVEGYNMGAPIDLVKLDGTWRLQYTSASDVLILLEAAERLPFFQVGQIFQKFECKDQTNGGVIRNVVRWSIPPLLEEQEGATLLVSAKFSVVSVRNIYLQFEEINVQDIKISEELQALIAPAILPRSFLSLQILQYLRTFKAQIPVRDPGRQSVGGLYYLSYLDANMLLGRAVGGGVFVFTKAQPLK